Within Sphingobium sp. KCTC 72723, the genomic segment AAGCGCCGTTCATCTTGCGGCATCCGCCTTCCCGTCATCCGTTCGAAACGGTCGGGACCGACTTTACGCCACCAGGGCAAATCGACGGGGGCGGCGACCTGCTGCAAATGCAGCAGATAGGCGTCGAGGTTCGCGAACGTCCGTCCAAAGGCATAGGGTAGGCCGGAACGTCCCTCGCTCCTGATCACTTTTGCATCGCCTTTTTCCGCTACGTCAGGCTTGGCTTGGCTCTGTTTCACCGGCTCGCTCACCCCCGGCAGCGGCCGAAACGATGAAGCTGCCGTTAATATAATCAACAAGATGCCCTGTGCGACCATGTCGCCATCGTTACCAAATTTATTAACGAAGGTCTATTGCCCCTGAGTTCTCGCTATGGTCTGTTGCGGTCAGAGACGGGGTATTTGGGAGGTATTTGTGGGATCACCTTTCGTTCAATTCGATTCAAGTGGCGCGCTCATTGATCGCAAGGCAGGTGGCAGGGATATGCCATGTCTCTGTCGGGCCAGATGGTGCCTTCTACTGTAATCGCGGCTGATGCTGACGCATCGCTTACGGGCAGCCTTTCCGGTACGGAAGGCTATGATCTGATCGGCGTGGATCTGGTCGCAGGCCAGACTTACAGCTTCTCCTACCGTGGCACCGCGACGGGCGGGATCGACGATCCCTATCTGGCGCTGTTCGATCCCACATTGGGTTCGGTGCTGGCGGAAGATGATGATGGTGGCGCAGGTCGTGGATCGCTGATCACCTTTACAGCGGCCACAACGGGGACGCATTATCTCTACGCCACGTCATGGTATACGCTGGGAACCGGCGATCCGTCGCTGGATACCGGCGACTATACCATCGATGTCTGGTCGCCAGATCCTGCTAAGGACGCGCCCTCCACTTTTGCCGGCGCTGAAACGATTACCCAAGGCACGACCTTTGGCTATCTGGATTCCGGCAGCGACGTCGACATTTATCGGATCGATGTGACGGCGGGCAATGTCTATTCCTTCACCTATGCTGGCGGCATCGCCGGTTCTGCGGAATTGTCCGCTCCGGCCGAAGGCGAAAATATCGGTATCGTCTCGATCTACGATGCCGACGGCGCATTGGTCACCGCAGGTGTCAATTACGAAACCGGCGTGAACTTCTTCGCTGAAAATTCCGGCACCTATTATGTCGAAATTTCGCCCTACGACCCCGGCCTGACCGGCGGATATACGCTCGACGTCGCGGAACTCGACCCGGCGGATTATAACCCGCTGGATTCGATCGACTGGCGCAGCGCCGACAATGTGCCATTCGTCGATGTGGGCGGCGTTCCTACCGCCTATGTATATTTCGCGCCTGCCGGTGAAAATTTCGGTGAAACAGGCGACGATGGCACGACGCCGATGGTCACCTACGGCTGGAAGCAATTCCAGATCAACGGCGTGATGGCTGCGCTGGGCGAATTTGAAGAGATATTGGGCGTAAATTACGAGATTACGACCGATGTAACGCAGGCGACGTTCCGACTGGTCACGACGGAATCGACGGAATATGGCGCATATTTCTATCCCCAGGATCCCAGCTACGGGACGCAGCAGGGGATTGGCGCCTTCAACCTGCTCAGCGGCGGCTTCTCCTTGCCGGAAAGCCTGCAACCGGGTGGATATTCCTTCGCGGTCGTCATGCACGAATTCGGCCACGCACATGGTCTGGCCCATCCGCACGACAATGGCGGCGGGTCGGACGTCATGCTGGGCGTGACGGGTTCGGATTCGCTGGGCATCTACGACCTCAACCAGGGCGTCTACACCGTCATGTCCTATAATGACGGCTGGCAAACCAACCCCGACGGTCCGCAACCCTATACGCGCGCGACCATCGGCTATGGCTGGTCGGGCAGCCTCAGCGCGTTCGACATCGCCCAGCTTCAGCTACGCTATGGCGTGCATGAAAATAATATAGGCAATGACGTCTACCGGATCGACAATGCCAACAGCAAAGGCACCTTCTACGAAACGATCTGGGACACTGGCGGCACCGACACCATTCTCTACACGGGCAATGCCGACGCGCATATCGACCTGCTGGCTGCAACGCTCGACTACACACCCACAGGTGGCGGCGTAGTTTCCTATGCCGAAAGCTTCCATGGCGGCTTTACCATCGCCAATGGTGTCGTGATCGAAAATGCCACCGGCAGCTATGGCAATGACGAACTGCTGGGTAACAGCGCCGATAACCTGATCAAGGGCAATGGCGGCAACGACACGATATTGGGTCGTGAAGGCAATGATACGCTGCGGGGCAATGACGGCAACGACACCATCTATGGCGGCGCTGGCGACGACATTCTGGAAGGCGGTGCAAATGTCGACATCCTCATTGGCGGGGCCGGTTCCGATCAACTCAACGGCGGCGCGGGCAAGGATATTTTCCGCTTCGACGATGATGATGTCGATGGCAGCCGGGACTATATTCTCGACTTCACCAACCGCATCGACATCATCGACCTGAGCGGTATCGACGCGGACCGCAATACAGTGGATGATGATGCCTTCGTCCGCATCGGCAAGGCGCAATTCAGCGGCACAGCCGGGGAATTGCGTCTGGTCAGCGGCACCCTATATGGCGACACCGACGGGGATGGCGCGGCGGATTTCACGCTCCAGCTCACCGGAAAATCGCATGTCTTTGTTGAAGACATCATTCTGTAGTCGATTGCCGACCTGACGTTAACCTCGCCTGTTCGCGCGGTCGTTCATGGCCATCGAAATATCTGCGATGATATTTCGGTGGTCATAGGCGACCCGCCGGGCGGGTCTATCGCTATAGTGAATGACTATTGGCGGAAGGGGTGGGATTCGAACCCACGGATGCTTGCACATCGGCGGTTTTCAAGACCGCTGCAATCGACCACTCTGCCACCCTTCCGTTGCTTGGCTTCCTAGCGCGCCACGCGGACTTTCCAAGCATAAAAATTCCGGTCGGCCCGCTTCGTCGCCTTCCTGACGCGGCTGTGCCATTTGGGGTTTCATCTGCCGCTTGGCATGTGCCACAAAAGGGCATGGGAGATTCTTTGCGTATATTTGCCCTTTCGGCGCTGCTGGGCTTGTCCGTCATTTCTGCAACCGCACTCGTTCCAGCGACGGCGCAGGCGCAGGATGGCACGGATTTCCGCGCCTATCTGGAAAGCCTGCGGCCAAAGGCACGGGCCATGGGCATCAGCGACGCGACGATGGACGGGGTGTTTCCGACACTGACTGCCAATCCCCGCGTCGTGGCGCTGGACCAGACGCAACCGGGTGGCGGCGCCTATTCGCCGATCCCCAATTTCGAACCCTATCGTCGTCAGCATGTCGACGCCGCGCGCATCGGCCGGGGCCGCACCGTCTATCAGGCCAATCGCGCCCGGCTGTCGAGGATCGAGGCCGAGACGGGCGTGCCGGAGGAGATCATGGTCGCGATCTTCGGCCATGAAACCAATTATGGCAGCTATACCGGCGATTTCGACCTGATCCGTTCGCTCGCCACATTGGCGCATGAAGGACGCAGGCGCACTTTGTTTGAGCCGGAATTGCTGGCCACGCTTAAAATGCTGGACAGCGGCGTGCCACGCAGCCGCCTCGTTGGCAGTTGGGCCGGGGCCACTGGCTATCCCCAATTCCTGCCCAGCGTCTATCTGCGCATTGCCAAGGATGGCGATGGTGATGGCCGCGCCGACATCTGGACCAGCCAGGCCGATGCGCTGGCATCCATCGCCAATTATTTCGTGCAGGCCGGGTGGCGACGCGGCCAGCCCTGGGGCGTGGCGGTAAGCGTCCCCGCCGGCCTTGATCGTGCCAGCATCGCGGCGCGCACTACGCCCGCCCGCTGCCCGCGCGTGTTCAACCGGCACAGCCGCTGGCTGTCGATGGCGGAGTGGCGCAATCTGGGCCTGTTCCCAACTGGTGGCAGCTGGCCGGGCGACAGCGTCATGGCGACATTGCTGGAACCGGACGGGCCGGGCAAGACGGCCTATCTGCTGACCAGCAATTATCGGGCGATTCTGGATTATAACTGTTCCAATTTCTATGCTTTATCAGTGGGGTTGCTGGCCGATGCGGTCAAACAATAGGGGGATGCTGCCGGTTCTGGCCGGGGCAATGACTTTGCTCGTTTCGTGCAGCGGCGGTGAACAGCCAGGTGTACCACCGGCACCAGCGCCCATATCGCGGCCCGTGGCGCAGCGTGGCATGGTTGCCGACGATCCGGTAAAGATCGGCGCAGCTTATAAAGTCGGCGGCACGACCTATACGCCCGAAGACGCGCCCAATTACGACGTTGTCGGCTATGCGGGTTGGTATGGGGAGGAACTGGCGGGCGGGGACACGGCCAATGGCGAGGCGTTCGTTCCGTCTGCCATCACTGCCGCGCACCGCACGCTGCCGCTACCCAGCTATGTCGAGGTGACGGCGCTCGACACCGGGCGAACCATCGTGGTGCGTGTCAACGACCGGGGACCGTTCGCCAACAGCCGTATCATCGACCTGTCGCGTGGAGCGGCGGAACAGTTGGGGCTGATTGGCGCAGGCGCAGCCCCGGTGCGGGTCCGGCGGGTCAGTCCGCCCGATCAGGAACGTGTGGCGCTGCGCAGCCATGGGCGGGTTGCCGAACGGCTGGAAACGCCGCCTGCGCTGTTGAAAGCGTTGCGCGAAAAATTGCCCAGGAAGCCTGCGTTTACAGCCGCCGCCCCTGCGCCTGCTACCAAGGCCGTGCCAAAGCCGATGCTACGCGAAACATCGCCTCCGCTCGCTGGTTCGGCGCCTGTGCCGATGGCAAAATCCTATGTCGTGCAGGTCGCGGCTTTCTCCTCCCGCGCGCGTGCGCAAACGCTGGCGACGCGGATCGGCGCGCAGGCGGTCGAGGGTGCCGGGCTGTGGCGCGTGCGCTTTGGTCCCTATCCTACGCAGGATGCCGCGCAGGCAGGCGTGCGTGCTGCGGCATCCGGGGGCTTTGAGAATGCGCGGATCATGGCTAATGACGCGCCATAGGCACGTCGCGGAATCCGCTGATTCCCTCCCGCCGACTTTATCCAGCAAGGCAGTTTCCATGAAAAAGTCCGTCGCCCTTCTTCTTTTCACCGCTCTGCTGACGCAACCGCTGGTCGCTGCCGCGCCGCCTTATACCAGCGAAGCGCCGATCGCTTATCTCAAGGATCTCTCGTCCGGCGCTGTGCTGTACAGCAAGGGCGGACAGACCCGGATGCCACCGGCTTCGATGGCGAAGATGATGACGGCGCATGTCGCTTTCCGCCTGATCCAGAAGGGCGAATTGAAACTGAACACCATGTTCACCGTGCGCCCCGAAACTTGGAAACAATGGCACGGGCCGCAGGCGGGATCGACCATGTTCCTGTCGGCGGGCGAACAGGTGTCGGTCGAAAATCTGCTGCACGGCATTGTCACTCTGTCCGGCAATGACGCCTGCGTCGTTCTGGCCGAAGGGATTGCCGGAACCGAGCAGGCATTCGTCGCCGCGATGAATGAGGAAGCCAAGCGGCTTGGCCTGAAGAACAGCCATTTCGGCACCAGCAACGGCTGGCCCGACGAAGGCGTGACCTATGTGACCGCTGAAGATCTGGCTCATCTGGCGCAGGCGACGGTCGAGGAGACACCGGACCTCTACAAGCGTTTCTACGCCACCCGCTCCTTCACCTGGGGCAAGACGATGGGCGGCGCGGATATTCAGCAGGGCAACCGCAATCCGATATTGGGCAAGATCGCCGGGGCCGACGGCCTCAAGACCGGGCATACCGAGGAAGCCGGGTTCGGCTTTACCGGCTCGGCGGAACAGGACGGCCGCCGTCTGGTCATGGTCGTTGCAGGCCTGACCAGCTTCAACAGCCGCATCAGCGAATCCGTGCGTTTCATGGACTGGGGCTTCAAGGCGTGGAAAGCGCAGCCTTTGTTCAAAAAGGGTGCCGTCGTCGACACCGCGCCCGTGCAATTGGGCAGCGCTACGAGCGTATCGCTGGTCGCGCCGCAAAATCTGGCGGTCACCTTGCCCCGGACGGCATCGGCCAATGTGCAGGTGAAGGTGGTTTATACCGGCCCGATCAAGGCACCCATCGCCAAGGGGCAGAAGATCGCCGATCTGATCGTGTCCACGCCGGACACCCCGCCGCAGGTGATGGCCCTGGTCGCGGGTGAGGATGTTGCCGAAGCAGGGCTATTTGGTCGGCTTTGGAATGGCCTGAAATCGCTGTTCGGGTGACGTCTTTGCCGGACTTTGTTGGGCGGTTCATTACGCTGGAAGGCGGGGAGGGCGCAGGAAAATCCACGCAGCTTCGCGCGCTCGCGACCGTTCTGCGCGCGCACGGGATCGAAGTGGTGGAAACGCGCGAGCCGGGCGGGAGCGAAGGGGCGGAAGCTATCCGTGCGCTGCTGCTGACGGGTGGGCAGGATCGCTGGAGTCCCCGCGCCGAAGCGCTGCTGTTCGCGGCGGCGCGCGCGGATCATGTCGAAAAGACTATCCGCCCTGCTCTGGCGCGCGGCGCGTGGGTGCTGTCCGATCGTTTTCTGGACTCCAGTCGTGCCTATCAGGGGCAGGGCGCGCTGACCGATGCCGACATCGTGATGCTGCACCGCATCGGCAGCAACGGCTTCCTGCCCGACCGGACCCTGTTCCTGACGCTGCCCGAAACCGAAGCGGAAAATCGCACGCGCGCGCGGGATGGCGATGCGACCGACCGGATCGGCGGACGCGACCGCGACTTTCATCGCACGGTGGCCGACGCCTTTGCACGATTTGCAGCGCAGGAGCCTGAACGGGTGCGCGCCATCGATGCGTCCGGCGCGGCGGCTGACATCACTGACCGGCTGATGGCTGCGCTGGCCGACCTGCTGCCATGACCATGCCGATCGGCCATGATGTTCAGGCCCGTATGTTGGTTGCCGCCGCAGCGAGCGGGCGGATGCACCATGGCTGGATATTGGCCGGTCCCAAAGGCATTGGCAAAGGCGGATTTGCCCGTGCGCTGGCGCTGCGCCTGCTGGCCGATGCCGCAGGACCGCCTGTGGACGATGACGGCCTGGCCGTGCCGGAAAACCACCCGGTTCGCCGCCTGATCGAGGCATCGGCCCATCCCGATTATGCGCAACTTGCGCCGTTGGAAAAGGATGGCGTCACTGCCCGCAACATCAGCGTCGATCAGGTGCGCGGGCTTGGTCGGCTGCTGCATTCGGCCCCTTCGCTCTCATCTCGCCGGATCGTGGTGATAGACGCCGCCGACGATCTGGAACGGGGCGCGGCCAACGCGCTGCTCAAGACGCTGGAGGAACCGCCGACGGACATGGTCTTCCTGCTGGTCAGCCATGCGCCCGGCCGATTGCTTCCCACCATCCGCTCCCGTTGCCGCACCCTACGCTTCGATCCGCTGGAGGATGCGGCCATGCGTCAGGTTTTGCGTGCCACCGATGAAACATTGTCGCCCGCTGAAATCGACGCACTGGTCCGGGCGGGGGAGGGTTCTCCGGGCCGGGCCTTGCGCTATGCCGGGCTGAACCTGGTCGAACTGGAAAGCGCGCTCGTTTCGATCTCCATCGACGGGGATCCGGGCAATCGCCAGCGGCTGGCACTGGCCAAATCCCTGGCGCTCAAATCGGCACGCCCCCGTTATGAGGCGTTTCTGGAACGCGCGCCCGCCTTCATCGCCAACGCCGCACGCACGCGCAGCGGCGCAGCATTGGGTGGCGCACTCGACCATTGGGAAGCGGCGCGGCATCTGGCGGGTGGGGCCATCATTCTGTCACTTGATCCAGCGTCGGTCGTGTTCGAACTTGGGGGGCATGTGGCCGCACTGGCCCGGTCGTGAAATTGTAGCGCTGGGATGTTCCCTATGGCTGGAAATCGCTCTAGGGAAGGGCGCATGTCCAAGCCCTACACCATCACCACCGCCATCTCCTACCCCAACGGTCGTCCCCATATCGGCCATGCTTATGAAGTGATCGCGACCGATGCGATTGCCCGGTTCCATCGGATGCTGGGCCGCGACGTGTTTTTTCAGACCGGCACTGACGAACATGGGTTGAAGATGGTGCAGGCCGCGCGCGGTCGCGACATGGAACCGCGCGCGCTGGCCGACGAAATGTCGGGCTATTTCCGGTCGATGAACGAAACGCTGAATATCAGCCATGACCGCTTCATCCGCACCAGCGAAACCGCGCATCACAGCGCCAGCCAGGCGATCTGGCAGGCGATGGAGGCGAATGGCGACCTTTATCTGGATCGCTACGAAGGCTGGTATTCGGTCCGCGACGAAGCCTTTTACGATGAAAAGGAACTGGTCGGCGGGGAAGGCGGGGAAAAACTCTCGCCGCAGGGAACGCCAGTGGAATGGACGGTCGAGGAAAGCTGGTTCTTCCGCCTGTCCGCCTATCAGGACCGTCTGCTGGCACTCTACGAAAGCCAGCCCGATTTCATTCGCCCCGACAGCCGCCGCAACGAAATCATGCGTTTTGTCGAAGGCGGCCTGTCGGACCTCAGCATTTCACGCACCAGCTTCGACTGGGGGGTCAAGGTGCCGGGGTCGGACGGCCATGTCATGTATGTCTGGGTCGATGCGCTGACCAATTATCTGACCGGCTGCGGCTATCCCGACGATGCGGACCGGATGGCGCGATATTGGGCGGAAGGCGGCGACATCACGCATATAATCGGCAAAGACATTGTGCGTTTTCATACCGTTTACTGGCCCGCTTTCCTGATGAGCGCGAAGCTGCCCTTGCCCAAACAGATATTCGGCCACGGTTTCCTGCTCAACCGGGGCGAAAAAATGTCCAAGTCGGTTGGCAATGTCGCCGACCCGATCGCACTGGCGGAACGATTCGGCGTCGATCAATTGCGCTATTTCCTGCTGTCCGAAGTCATGTTCGGCAATGACGGCAGCTATAGCGCCGAAGCGATCGTGGCGCGGGCGAACAGCGACCTTGCCAACAGTTTCGGCAATCTGGCGCAGCGGACATTGAGCTTCATTGCGAAAAATCTGGAAGGCCGCTTGCCGCAACCCGCGCCGCAGGACGTCGATAGCGACCTGCTGGCCACCATCGCCGAAGCCGCCGCCACATTCCAGACCGCCATGGCCGACCTCGCCCCCTCTGTCGCGATCGAGGCATGGATGCGCGCCGTCTTCGCCTGCAACGCCTATATCGACGTGCAGGCGCCCTGGGCGCTGCGCAAAACTGATCCCGCGCGGATGGAAGCGGTGCTGGCAACCCTGTATGAAGCGATCGCCAGCCTTGCCATCATGATCCAGCCCGTCATTCCGGGCAGCGCCACCGCCTTGCTCGACCATATGGGCGTGGCGGCGGAAGGCCGCACCTACACGCTCATCGGCTCCGGCTGGTACGCCGCCCTGCGCGCCACCGGCTTCACGCTGAGCGCGCCCAAGCCGCTATTCCCCCGCCTCGAACTCACCGAAGCGGACGGATAATCGCCATGCTGATCGACAGCCATTGCCACCTCAATTACAAGGGGTTGATAGAGGATCAGGCCAATGTGCTGGACCGCGCCCGTGCGTCCGGCGTCGGCCTGATGCTCAACATCGCCACCCGCGAAAGCGAGTGGGACGATGTGCTGGCCACCGCCATCCGCGAACCGGATGTCTGGGCGACGGTTGGCATCCACCCGCATGAAGCCGACGAACATCCCCATATCGACACGGCCAAGCTGGTCGATCGCGCCGCCCATCCGCGTGTCGTGGGCATCGGCGAAACTGGCCTCGACTATTATTACGACCATAGCGACCGTGAGCGGCAGCAGGGCAGCTTTCGCTCCCACATCGTTGCGTCGCGGGAAACCGGCCTGCCGCTGATCGTCCACACCCGCGATGCGGAAGAGGATACGCTGGCGATCATGCGGGACGAGATGGGGAAGGGCGCTTATACCGGCGTCATCCACTGCTTCACCGCCAGCGGCGCCTTTGCCGACGCGGCGATGGACCTTGGCTTCTACATCAGTATATCGGGCATCGTGACGTTCAAGAGCGCGAAGGATTTGCAGGAAACGGCGGCGCGACTGCCGCTCGACCGTCTGCTGGTCGAAACGGACTCGCCCTTCCTCGCGCCGGTGCCGCACCGTGGCCGCCCGTGCGAACCGGCCTTCGTCGCGGACACCGCGCGGTTTCTGGCGAACCTGCGCGGCGAGAGGCTGGAGGATTTGGCGGCGGCCACGTCTGCCAATTTCCGCGCGCTGTTCACTAAGGCCGCATGAGCCTGATCCTCACCATATTGGGATGCGGCACATCGTCGGGCGTGCCACGGATCGGCAATGACTGGGGCGCGTGCGACCCGGCCGAACCGAAGAACCGGCGCACCCGCGTATCCATATTGGTACAAAGCCCGACCACCTGCATATTGGTGGACACATCTCCCGACATGCGCGCGCAGTTGCTGGCGGCGGACGTCATCGACATCGACGCGATCCTGTGGACGCACGACCATGCCGATCACAGCCATGGCATCGACGATGTGCGCCAGATATTCCACCACCGCCGCACGCCCGTGCCGGGCTATGGCCGGGCGCAGACGATGCGGCTGCTGGGCGAACGCTTCGCCTATGTGTTCCACGGGCGCAACGGCTATCCGCCGACTGTCGATGCGCATATCCTGCCCGATGGGCTGCGCATCGGTGACATCGACATTGCCTGCGTCGATCAGCCCCATGGCGACATCTGGTCGACGGGTTTCCGCTTCAGCCATGGTGACCGTTCGGTCGGCTATGCCACCGATTTTCACGACCTGACGCCTGACATGCTGGCGCTGTATGACGGGCTGGACGTGTGGGTGGTGGATGCCCTGCGCGAAAAGCCGCATCCCACTCACCCGCATCTGGCGTTGACGCTCGACGGCATCGTCGCGACCCGCCCCGACCGCGCCATCCTGATCCACATGGACCAGAGTATGGATTATGCCACGCTGCGCGATACTTTGCCCGATGGGGTGGAGCCGGGCTATGACGGCATGACGGTGCAACTGGCAACAGTGGAGCAGGGGGCGGTATGAATGGCGGCGATCAGGCGGCATCGACCATCTGGTATGTGCTGGCGATCATATTTGTGGCGTCCTCGCTCATCGGACGGCGGATGGCCTGGGGCGGATTATGGCGCATGGCCTTGTTGTGGGTCGCGATCTTCGCCGCGCTGCTGGGTCTGTTCAAACTGGCGCAGGATCAGGGATTTCTGACTGGCCGCTGGGCGCAGCGACCCGTGGAGCAGGGGGACGCGCCGCCGCTCCCTCCCGCCCGTGCCGAGGGGCAGGCGTTGCGCATCCCGGTTGCGCCGGACGGGCATTATTGGGTCGAAGGAACGATCAACGGCACCAGCGCCCGCTTCCTGATCGATAGCGGCGCGACCGTCACGGCATTGTCGGACCAGACGGCGCGGGCGGCGGGCCTCAACTATGACGTTGGCGCGCCCGGTATCGTCATGACGACCGCCAATGGCAAAATAGAGGCACGGCGCTCCAGTATCGCCAGCCTGGCCATCGGGCCGATCAACGCCAGCGACCTGCCCGTCGTCGTGTCGCCGGCCTTTGGAGAGGTGAATGTGATTGGCATGAACATGTTATCGCGCCTGAAAAGCTGGGGCGTGCAGGGTGGCGAAATGATATTGACGCCATGACCGCACACATCGCTCCACCGACCCAGCGCGATCGGTTGAAAGCCATTATCGGCGGGTCCACCGGCAATCTGGTCGAATGGTATGACTGGTATGCCTATGCCGCCTTCACTCTCTATTTCGCGCCGCATTTCTTCCCCAGTCAGGATCGCACGGCCCAATTGCTGAACGCGGCGGGCATTTTTGCGGTCGGATTTCTGATGCGGCCGATAGGTGCCTGGTTGATGGGCGTCTATGCCGACCGGAACGGACGCAAGAGCGGGCTGACGCTGTCGGTGGCGCTGATGTGCGCCGGGTCGCTGCTGATTGCGGTGACGCCGGGATATGAAACGATCGGCGTCGCCGCACCGCTGCTGCTGGTGCTGGCGCGCTTGATGCAGGGGCTGTCGATCGGCGGCGAATATGGCGCAAGCGCCACCTATCTGTCGGAAATGGCGGGCAAGAGCCGCCGGGGTTTCTTCTCCAGTTTTCAATATGTCACGCTGATCGCCGGGCAATTGGTGGCCATCTGCGTGCTGTTGACGTTGCAGGCGGTGCTGAGCGAGGCGCAACTGGATGCCTGGGGGTGGCGGATACCCTTCTTCATCGGCGGGGCGCTGGCGGTGGTAGTATTCTGGTTGCGGCGCGGACTGGCGGAAACGCAGAGCTTTGCGGTGGCGAAAGCGGCCGGTGCGCCCAAGTCCGGCTTTGTCGAACTGATCACGAGGCATCCGCGTGAAACGGTAACAGTCATGCTGCTGACCGCTGGCGGCACGATCGCCTTCTATGCTTATTCGATCTACATGCAGAAATTCCTGGTCAACACATCGGGCCTCAGCCGGCAAACTGCGTCGCAAATCAATGCAGTGACGCTGTTCCTGTTCATGCTGTTGCAACCGGTAGCGGGCGCCTTGTCGGACCGGATCGGGCGCAAGCCGCTGATGATCGGCTTCGGCGTGATGGGCGTGCTTTGCACCTATCCGATTTTCGCCACGCTGGCCGTGACGAAAGACCCGCTGGTCGCCGGGCTGCTGGTGATGGTCGGTCTGGTCATCGTGACGGGCTATACGTCGATCAATGCCGTGGTGAAGGCCGAACTGTTTCCCGCGCATATCCGGGCGCTGGGTGTCGCGTTGCCTTATGCGCTCGCCAATACGCTGTTTGGCGGAACGGCGGAATTTGTGGCGCTGTGGTTCAAGCAGGCGGGCATGGAGCAGGTATTCTATATTTATGTCACGGTGATGATCGCCATATCGCTGACCGTCTATGTACGGATGCGCGATACCGCAAAGCACAGCATGATCGAGGAAGATTGAGCGTGCGATAGGCTTTTATTTAACATAATATATATTATCGAACAAAATGAATGTAGCAGCAACGTTCAAATGTCACAGTTGCGCAAAGTAGAGATGTCTCACTTGGGCTACCGTGCCCTCCGGCTGTTCGGAGGTATTGAGCATGGCGGTGTTGCGTATGAGTACCGAGGAGCTTTCGCGGGTCGAGACGCTGATGCATGTGGTTTCAGGTCGCATGACCGTCACCCAGGCCGCAAGGCTGATGAGCGTCAGCCGCCGCCACGCCCATCGACTGCTGACCCGTTACCTTGACGATGGATCATCCGGGCTTTTGTCGCGCCGCCGTGGTCGACCAAGTAACCGGCGCTTGGATGATGCCATCAGAGATCAGATTGTCGCACTGGTTCGGACCCATTATCATGATTTTGGGCCTACATTGGCTGCGGAGTATTTGGCCGAACGGCATGATCTCCGGATCTCGCGTGAGAAGCTGCGGCAGATGATGATCGAGGCCGGGATTTGGAAGGATCGTCAGGCTCGCCGTCCTCGCCCCTATCAGCCGCGCTACCGCCGGGATTGTCGGGGCGAACTGATCCAGATCGACGGCTCAAAACATTGGTGGTTCGAAGACCGCGGCCCGCAATGCACATTGCTGGTCTATATCGACGACGCG encodes:
- a CDS encoding M10 family metallopeptidase C-terminal domain-containing protein, encoding MSLSGQMVPSTVIAADADASLTGSLSGTEGYDLIGVDLVAGQTYSFSYRGTATGGIDDPYLALFDPTLGSVLAEDDDGGAGRGSLITFTAATTGTHYLYATSWYTLGTGDPSLDTGDYTIDVWSPDPAKDAPSTFAGAETITQGTTFGYLDSGSDVDIYRIDVTAGNVYSFTYAGGIAGSAELSAPAEGENIGIVSIYDADGALVTAGVNYETGVNFFAENSGTYYVEISPYDPGLTGGYTLDVAELDPADYNPLDSIDWRSADNVPFVDVGGVPTAYVYFAPAGENFGETGDDGTTPMVTYGWKQFQINGVMAALGEFEEILGVNYEITTDVTQATFRLVTTESTEYGAYFYPQDPSYGTQQGIGAFNLLSGGFSLPESLQPGGYSFAVVMHEFGHAHGLAHPHDNGGGSDVMLGVTGSDSLGIYDLNQGVYTVMSYNDGWQTNPDGPQPYTRATIGYGWSGSLSAFDIAQLQLRYGVHENNIGNDVYRIDNANSKGTFYETIWDTGGTDTILYTGNADAHIDLLAATLDYTPTGGGVVSYAESFHGGFTIANGVVIENATGSYGNDELLGNSADNLIKGNGGNDTILGREGNDTLRGNDGNDTIYGGAGDDILEGGANVDILIGGAGSDQLNGGAGKDIFRFDDDDVDGSRDYILDFTNRIDIIDLSGIDADRNTVDDDAFVRIGKAQFSGTAGELRLVSGTLYGDTDGDGAADFTLQLTGKSHVFVEDIIL
- a CDS encoding lytic murein transglycosylase, translating into MGDSLRIFALSALLGLSVISATALVPATAQAQDGTDFRAYLESLRPKARAMGISDATMDGVFPTLTANPRVVALDQTQPGGGAYSPIPNFEPYRRQHVDAARIGRGRTVYQANRARLSRIEAETGVPEEIMVAIFGHETNYGSYTGDFDLIRSLATLAHEGRRRTLFEPELLATLKMLDSGVPRSRLVGSWAGATGYPQFLPSVYLRIAKDGDGDGRADIWTSQADALASIANYFVQAGWRRGQPWGVAVSVPAGLDRASIAARTTPARCPRVFNRHSRWLSMAEWRNLGLFPTGGSWPGDSVMATLLEPDGPGKTAYLLTSNYRAILDYNCSNFYALSVGLLADAVKQ
- a CDS encoding septal ring lytic transglycosylase RlpA family protein, with amino-acid sequence MRSNNRGMLPVLAGAMTLLVSCSGGEQPGVPPAPAPISRPVAQRGMVADDPVKIGAAYKVGGTTYTPEDAPNYDVVGYAGWYGEELAGGDTANGEAFVPSAITAAHRTLPLPSYVEVTALDTGRTIVVRVNDRGPFANSRIIDLSRGAAEQLGLIGAGAAPVRVRRVSPPDQERVALRSHGRVAERLETPPALLKALREKLPRKPAFTAAAPAPATKAVPKPMLRETSPPLAGSAPVPMAKSYVVQVAAFSSRARAQTLATRIGAQAVEGAGLWRVRFGPYPTQDAAQAGVRAAASGGFENARIMANDAP
- a CDS encoding D-alanyl-D-alanine carboxypeptidase family protein — translated: MKKSVALLLFTALLTQPLVAAAPPYTSEAPIAYLKDLSSGAVLYSKGGQTRMPPASMAKMMTAHVAFRLIQKGELKLNTMFTVRPETWKQWHGPQAGSTMFLSAGEQVSVENLLHGIVTLSGNDACVVLAEGIAGTEQAFVAAMNEEAKRLGLKNSHFGTSNGWPDEGVTYVTAEDLAHLAQATVEETPDLYKRFYATRSFTWGKTMGGADIQQGNRNPILGKIAGADGLKTGHTEEAGFGFTGSAEQDGRRLVMVVAGLTSFNSRISESVRFMDWGFKAWKAQPLFKKGAVVDTAPVQLGSATSVSLVAPQNLAVTLPRTASANVQVKVVYTGPIKAPIAKGQKIADLIVSTPDTPPQVMALVAGEDVAEAGLFGRLWNGLKSLFG
- the tmk gene encoding dTMP kinase, with protein sequence MPDFVGRFITLEGGEGAGKSTQLRALATVLRAHGIEVVETREPGGSEGAEAIRALLLTGGQDRWSPRAEALLFAAARADHVEKTIRPALARGAWVLSDRFLDSSRAYQGQGALTDADIVMLHRIGSNGFLPDRTLFLTLPETEAENRTRARDGDATDRIGGRDRDFHRTVADAFARFAAQEPERVRAIDASGAAADITDRLMAALADLLP